From Arctopsyche grandis isolate Sample6627 chromosome 12, ASM5162203v2, whole genome shotgun sequence, one genomic window encodes:
- the LOC143919822 gene encoding uncharacterized protein LOC143919822, which produces MDSDLEVAERIYSSIFQQNIHNMNDLLNIGKMNPNIILPGKGMNILHLAVGMDPVEYAENVTKLLLNYGCSPNEGSDEGMTPLHIACAWGQQSIVKILLDNGADPYIRDSDNKIPLDYATENEHLDIIECLFDYYQNDDECSNSSESYVLRLDKIIIDNGTVKGEYRTLDNDKLSVDSSEDDDELNNSVVPCICNSQTEKNISNNNLPITTSKASFNDGFCNSNSTTNLTKCSDYHSCNDISIMTDDSSKSIENASNDESFLTGIATLKFTRNDNDLYSVFHESNDHKIELESSIIENSGTKQASPFANSPVPFPHKNYYSKTTLNSNKKSAIEDGYQIEIPSPSGNMKTVENSLFPAYLNLTENVSAVNVTSQLPNANETKSIIEEYKYEDKQAGIILIEKRILSTSNLLKSYVLDKSEQVSRTSSVSSLPMSIDYDTDGLRKELILHGISPGPITASTKKVYLNKLYRLKKETPQKGNKCEDKVKGKTYTIELEKSLRDFSWTTNLSLYMELEGKIVKQFDQPDPRKRWREGIIKSSFTYLLMDPRLTDNLPGKADTVSQQELWKSFLDSIFYVGKGKRSRPYSHLYQAVNLYNAGQLISSDKKVQYILDIWKENLGVVCLHIFQNVIPAEAYTREAAMIEVLSLKNLKNIKPGNYYGVSSTWSLKEKKHLGMYLLYRAMLILLNEGERQLKPADIC; this is translated from the exons ATGGATTCTGATTTGGAAGTAGCTGAACGCATTTATAGTAGTATTTTCCAACAAAATATTCA cAATATGAATGATTTATTGAATATCGGTAAAATGAATCCTAATATTATATTGCCAGGAAAAGGCatgaatattttacatttagcCGTAGGAATGGATCCTGTTGAATATGCTGAAAATGTAACAAAATTGCTTCTCAATTATGGCTGTAGTCCGAACGAGGG TTCTGATGAAGGAATGACTCCATTACATATTGCCTGCGCGTGGGGTCAGCAAAgtattgttaaaatattattagacAATGGTGCCGATCCATATATAAGGGATAGCGATAATAAGATTCCATTAGATTATGCTACAGAAAATGAACATCTTGATATTATCGAatgtttatttgattattatcaAAACGACGATGAATGTTCAAATTCTTCTGAATCATATGTTTTAAGATTAG ataaaattattattgataatgGAACTGTGAAAGGAGAGTATAGAACTTTAGATAATGACAAGTTAAGCGTCGATTCGAGTGAGGATGACGATGAGTTGAATAATTCAGTAGTTCCCTGTATTTGTAACAGTCaaaccgaaaaaaatataagcaaCAATAATTTACCTATCACAACTTCAAAGGCATCATTCAATGATGGATTTTGCAATAGCAATTCAACTACTAATTTAACGAAATGTTCTGATTATCATAGTTGCAACGACATCTCCATCATGACCGATGACTCAAGCAAATCCATTGAAAATGCATCAAATGATGAAAGTTTCTTAACTGGAATTGCCACTTTAAAATTTACGAGAAATGATAATGATTTATATAGTGTCTTTCATGAATCAAATGATCACAAAATTGAACTGGAATCTTCCATTATTGAGAATTCAGGTACAAAACAAGCGAGTCCCTTTGCTAATTCCCCTGTTCCTTTTCCACATAAGAATTATTACTCAAAAACaacattaaattcaaataaaaagagCGCAATTGAAGATGGTTATCAAATAGAGATTCCGTCGCCTAGTGGTAATATGAAAACTGTGGAAAATTCATTGTTTCCTGCTTATTTGAATTTGACTGAAAATGTTTCTGCTGTAAATGTCACATCTCAACTACCTAACGCTAATGAAACTAAAAGTATAATTgaagaatataaatatgaagATAAGCAAGCAGGcattattttgattgaaaaaagaATACTTTCAACATCTAATTT GCTGAAAAGTTACGTTTTAGACAAATCTGAGCAAGTATCTAGAACTAGTTCGGTGTCTTCCCTGCCTATGTCTATAGATTATGATACTGATGGATTGCGTAAAGAATTAATATTGCATGGTATTAGTCCAGGTCCAATCACTGCATCTACAAAAAAAGTCTATCTTAATAAACTATACAGACTCAAGAAAGAAACACCACAGAAAGGGAATAAATGTGAAGATAAAGTAAAAGGCAAAA cgTACACTATCGAATTAGAAAAATCATTGCGTGACTTTAGTTGGACAACAAATCTTTCATTATACATGGAATTAGAGGGAAAAATCGTAAAACAGTTTGATCAACCAGATCCACGGAAACGTTGGCGAGAAGGCATAATAAAATCATCGTTTACTTATCTTTTGATGGATCCAAGACTTACAGACAATTTACCAGGCAAAGCTGATACTGTGTCACAGCAAGAGTTATGGAAAtcatttttggattcaattttttatgttggAAAGGGTAAAAGATCAAGACCTTACAGCCATTTATATCAGGCGGTGAATTTATATAATGCTGGACAATTAATCTCATCAGACAAGAAAGTTCAATATATATTGGACATATGGAAAGAAAATTTGGGCGTTGTGTGTttgcatatttttcaaaatgtcatTCCTGCTGAAGCTTACACCAGAGAAGCTGCCATGATTGAAGTCTTGAGtctaaaaaatttgaaaaacattaaaCCGGGCAATTATTATGGAGTATCTTCAACGTGGTCCCTCAAAGAAAAGAAACATTTGGGAATGTATCTGTTGTACCGAGCAATGCTCATTTTATTGAACGAAGGAGAACGACAACTGAAACCCGCAGATATATGTTGA
- the LOC143920301 gene encoding alpha-N-acetylgalactosaminidase-like yields the protein MDTKLIFVIACLVSSSSALDNGLALTPPMGWLTWERYRCVIDCAYRPDECISERLILKTADLMASLGYVEAGYDYIGIDDCWAEHERDENQRLVANKQRFPNGMKYVADYVHSKGLKFGIYADFGTLTCAGYPGTLNHLEIDAETFGDWGVDYVKLDGCYVDVGLMDEGYPKFGGLLNKTGRPMLYSCSWPAYQQEKGIMPDFDSLIEHCNMWRNYDDIEDSWTSVETIMEYFGNQSRMLATHAGPGHWHDPDMLIIGNFGLSFDQSKVQMAVWAILAAPLLISTNLGTIKPEFRQILLNKDIIAINRDPLGKAGFRVLKKSQISVWKRNIVPVKDKHTSVAVAFVNHNVNGAPRFGNFTFEELEIDTSYIYDVYDLLPSKTQKIMVYQEKSNHRFEVLINPTGVLLLKLVIKDSIGVYNNEV from the exons ATGGACACCAAATTAATTTTCGTGATTGCTTGTTTGGTGAGCTCATCCTCGGCTCTGGATAATGGACTAGCTTTGACTCCGCCGATGGGATGGTTGACATGGGAGCGTTACAGATGCGTTATCGATTGTGCATATCGTCCGGATGAATGCATCAG cgAACGTTTGATATTGAAAACCGCAGATTTAATGGCATCATTAGGATATGTTGAAGCTGGGTATGATTATATAGGCATCGATGATTGTTGGGCGGAGCACGAAAGAGATGAAAATCAAAGATTAGTTGCTAACAAGCAAAGGTTCCCCAATGGAATGAAATATGTTGCCGATTAT GTCCACAGCAAAGGATTAAAATTTGGCATATATGCTGATTTCGGTACTTTGACATGTGCTGGATATCCTGGAACTTTAAATCATTTGGAAATTGATGCTGAAACTTTCGGTGATTGGGGAGTTGATTACGTTAAATTGGATGGGTGTTATGTTGATGTTGGATTAATGGATGAAG GGTATCCAAAATTTGGTGGTCTTCTCAACAAAACCGGTAGACCAATGTTATATTCTTGTAGTTGGCCAGCATATCAACAAGAAAAAGGGATTAtg CCTGACTTTGATTCACTCATTGAACATTGTAATATGTGGCGTAATTATGATGATATTGAGGATTCTTGGACGAGTGTTGAGACTATTATGGAGTATTTTGGTAATCAATCACGAATGTTAGCAACACATGCTGGACCGGGACACTGGCACGACCCTGACATG TTAATAATAGGAAATTTCGGACTCAGTTTTGATCAAAGTAAAGTTCAAATGGCAGTATGGGCTATATTAGCAGCTCCATTATTAATATCTACCAATCTCGGCACTATTAAACCAGAATTTAGACAGATACTTTTGAACAAAGATATCATTGCTATTAATCGAGATCCACTTGGGAAAGCTGGTTTTAGAGTTTTGAAG AAAAGTCAAATTTCGGTGTGGAAAAGAAACATTGTACCAGTTAAAGACAAACATACATCTGTAGCAGTGGCATTTGTCAATCACAATGTTAATGGAGCACCGCGATTCGGAAATTTCACTTTTGAAGAATTAGAAATTGATACTTCATACATCTATGAtgtttat gATCTTTTACCgtcaaaaacacaaaaaataatgGTATATCAGGAAAAGAGTAATCATCGGTTTGAAGTTTTGATCAATCCAACAG gtgttcttttgttaaaattagttaTAAAGGATTCTATTGGTGTTTACAACAATGAAGTTTAG
- the LOC143920300 gene encoding alpha-N-acetylgalactosaminidase-like, translating to MDKKFILLLVSFLSSSTALDNGLALTPPMGWLTWQRFRCIIDCNTRPNECISERLILRTADLMVSEGYLDAGYDYIGIDDCWSEFERDENQRLVANKERFPNGMKYVADYVHSKGLKFGIYGDYGTLTCGGYPGTLDYMEIDAETFGDWGVDYVKLDGCYVELELMDEGYPKFGELLNNTGRPMLYSCSWPVYQELSGITPNWDSIIKNCNMWRNYYDIQDSWYSVEYIMNYFGENSRRLATYAGPGHWNDPDMLIIGNFGLSYDQSKSHMAVWAILAAPLLISTDLEVITDQAKELLLNKDLIAINQDPLARAGIRVFKKSDIALWKREITPVLNNTTSVALAFVNHDDSGAPKFGNYTFKEMEIDTTYYYDVEFLLLSPTQSIRVHQDHINDINYIEVLVNPTGVAMLKLKPTQIVNTASIYKT from the exons ATGGATAAGAAGTTCATTTTGTTGTTGGTTAGCTTTTTGAGCTCCTCAACGGCTTTAGATAATGGTTTGGCTTTAACGCCTCCAATGGGATGGTTGACCTGGCAACGTTTTAGATGTATTATCGATTGTAATACTCGTCCTAATGAATGTATAag tGAACGTTTAATACTTAGAACAGCAGATTTAATGGTATCAGAAGGATATTTAGATGCTGGCTATGACTATATTGGTATCGATGATTGCTGGTCAGAATTTGAAAGAGACGAAAATCAAAGATTAGTTGCCAATAAAGAAAGGTTCCCAAATGGAATGAAATATGTTGCCGATTAT GTTCATAGCAAAGGATTGAAATTTGGCATTTATGGAGATTATGGTACGCTAACTTGCGGTGGATATCCTGGAACTTTAGACTATATGGAGATAGATGCCGAAACTTTCGGTGATTGGGGAGTTGATTATGTTAAATTGGATGGATGCTATGTCGAATTGGAGTTAATGGATGAAG GATATCCAAAGTTTGGAGAACTTCTCAACAATACTGGTAGACCAATGTTGTATTCATGTAGTTGGCCTGTTTATCAAGAACTATCGGGTATTACG CCGAATTGggattcaattataaaaaattgtaatatgtggcgtaattattatgatattcaAGATTCTTGGTATAGCGTTGAATATATTATGAACTATTTTGGTGAAAATTCGCGAAGACTCGCTACGTATGCTGGTCCAGGACATTGGAATGATCCTGATATG TTGATTATAGGAAACTTTGGATTGAGTTATGATCAGAGTAAATCGCACATGGCGGTATGGGCTATATTGGCAGCTCCGTTATTGATATCTACCGATCTCGAAGTTATTACAGATCAAGCAAAGGAATTACTTTTGAATAAGGACCTTATTGCGATTAATCAAGATCCACTTGCGAGAGCCGGAATCAGAGTGTTTaag AAAAGTGATATTGCTCTGTGGAAAAGGGAAATTACACCAGTTTTGAATAATACGACATCCGTAGCATTGGCTTTTGTTAACCACGACGATAGCGGAGCACCGAAGTTTGGAAATTATACTTTCAAAGAAATGGAGATAGATACTACATATTACTATGATGTTGAG TTTCTATTATTATCACCAACACAAAGCATACGAGTTCACCAAGATCACATAAATGATATTAATTACATTGAAGTGTTGGTAAATCCGACAG GTGTCGCTATGTTAAAACTTAAACCAACACAAATTGTTAATACTGCAAGTATTTATAAAACTTAA